One Nitrososphaerota archaeon DNA window includes the following coding sequences:
- a CDS encoding nucleotidyltransferase domain-containing protein codes for MFDEISFKILLLLRREKIARFKDLKSIIKNPRTLAIKLRKLKHLELIEDKNGNYELTKKGLEVSEILERLNKTLHFSEFEVKNIERIPHTYFAPVIRKYCEIINNYLEERLISIMLFGSIARGDWDKNSDIDILIIADGWNNKPIWNRIEELRKAKRELEESLEYLEALKAGYWPIIQNYPISKEEAKKFNRIYLDAVIDGIILYDKNNFLTQILETLRKKLEEMGSIRIVLPNRKFYWILKDIKAGEVIAFE; via the coding sequence ATGTTTGATGAAATATCTTTCAAAATCCTCCTTTTATTAAGAAGAGAAAAAATAGCTAGGTTTAAAGATCTTAAATCTATTATTAAAAATCCTAGAACACTTGCAATTAAGTTAAGAAAACTTAAGCATTTAGAGTTAATAGAAGATAAAAATGGGAATTATGAGTTAACAAAAAAGGGTCTTGAAGTAAGTGAAATATTAGAAAGGTTAAACAAAACTTTACATTTCTCAGAATTTGAAGTTAAAAACATAGAAAGAATACCACATACATATTTTGCTCCAGTAATTAGGAAGTATTGTGAAATAATTAACAATTATTTAGAAGAAAGGTTGATAAGCATTATGCTTTTTGGCTCCATAGCTAGAGGAGATTGGGATAAAAATAGCGATATAGATATACTTATAATAGCTGATGGTTGGAATAATAAGCCTATTTGGAATAGAATTGAAGAACTTAGAAAAGCAAAAAGAGAACTTGAAGAAAGTTTAGAATATTTAGAAGCTTTAAAAGCTGGTTATTGGCCAATAATTCAAAATTATCCAATAAGTAAAGAGGAAGCCAAGAAATTTAATAGAATATATTTAGATGCAGTAATTGATGGAATAATCCTTTATGATAAAAATAATTTTTTAACTCAAATACTTGAAACTTTAAGGAAAAAATTAGAAGAAATGGGCTCTATAAGAATTGTACTTCCTAATCGTAAATTCTATTGGATTTTAAAAGATATAAAAGCTGGAGAGGTTATAGCATTTGAATAG
- a CDS encoding HEPN domain-containing protein: MNSTTNIDLATFALKRSSRWLKGAFRALEDKRWDDVVYSSQMAVEQSSKAVLIALGIEYPREHDVSIAFKQISKIKNIPTWFLSILDELANNISELAEIRGLAGYGYEKGLDAEYFKDYAPIAYEKAKKHYEACAKLLFEIYGIRVNNY, translated from the coding sequence TTGAATAGCACAACAAACATTGATCTTGCTACATTTGCTTTAAAAAGAAGTAGTAGATGGTTAAAAGGTGCATTTAGAGCATTAGAAGATAAAAGATGGGATGATGTAGTTTATTCTTCACAAATGGCTGTTGAACAATCATCTAAAGCTGTCTTAATAGCACTTGGAATAGAATATCCGAGAGAACATGATGTAAGTATTGCTTTTAAACAAATATCTAAAATAAAGAATATTCCAACATGGTTTCTGTCTATTCTTGATGAACTTGCTAATAATATTTCTGAACTTGCAGAAATAAGAGGATTAGCTGGTTATGGATATGAAAAAGGATTAGATGCGGAATATTTTAAAGATTATGCACCTATAGCATACGAAAAAGCTAAAAAACATTATGAAGCTTGTGCTAAACTCCTTTTTGAAATTTATGGAATAAGAGTAAATAATTATTAA